The Pseudomonas aeruginosa genome includes the window GGCCTGGGCCTGCTGCTGCGCGGAAAAGGCGCTGAACTTGCCCAGCGAGTAGATATCGCTGACATACTTCCACGGCGTATTGAAGAAGTCGTTCGGTTTGGTCAGGAACGAATAGGACAGGGTCAGCACCGAGTCGCCCGGCGCTTTCTGCCAAGACGCCTGTTCGCGGAGGATCTGCTCCGCCGCCTGGTCGACGGTATAGGACGGATGGCCATTGACCAATTCGTCCCCGCCCCGCGCATAGGCATGCAGGAAGTTGTCTACCTGGGTATACGCATCGCTACGACCTTTCAATGCAAGAGAATTGCTGGACATTGTCATATCCCTTTAAGTTGTAAAGGAAATAACTCGGATACAATTATCGGATGGATAATTGCAGTTATCGGCCAGATCAGGCCGAAGTCCAAACTGACACAGCTCATTTTCCAATGTCCACAGGTTTCATGAAAAAAATTAAGCTGCACTTAAAGCATATGCACGAACGAATTCCGCATATATGAAATCATGCAGGAAAGATAAACTACCGAAGACACTGGAATATTATAAAAACCGTTTCATATAAATAGCGCCTTATTGAAAAAACAATTCCATGCGTATTGTTCGACCTCTGTCGACCCGCCCGGGACATCGACTTCACGCCAGGCGAACAATTGCCTGCACGTCCTTCGCGGTCTCAATTGAGCGCGCTCCGGTTTTCCTCCGTATCGGTCTTCGACAGGGTGTGCAGCGGCGCCGGGCAATCCGTCGTCGCGCAGTCGCGGCGGCGCGCCGGCGTCTCGCCGGAAACGAAGTTCGCCGCCACCAGTTCCAGGTCGGCTTCGTCCAGCACCCCGGCGTAGAAACGCAGGCGTGCCCAGGCCGTGAGGTAGTCGTACTTGGCCTTGGACAGCTCGTTCATCGCGCTGTACAGCGCCTGCTCGGCGTTCAGCAGGTCGAGGTTGACCCGCACCCCGGCGGCGATGCTCTTGCGCGTGGCCATCACCAGCGTCCGCGCCGAATCCACGGTCATCTCGTAGGCGCGGATCTTCGCCGCGCTGCTGCTGCTCTGGTTGTACATCTTGCGCACCTGGTTGAGGGTCTCGCGGACCTTGTCGTCCAGGTCGTAATGGCTCTTCTCCATGCGATGCGTGGCCTGGCGCGTCGCCGCCAGGGTCTCGCCGCCGGAGAACAGCGGAACGCTCAACTGGATGCCGACGCTGTCGGTCTCGTAGCGCTGGTTGTAGGTGTTCTCCGAACCGGACTTGGACTTGCCGGTGCTGGCGTACAGGCCCAGGCGCGGCAGGAAGTCGGCGCGGTTCTGCTCGACCTCGTAGCGGGCCACGTCCACCGCGTGGCGCAGCGAGGCCAGCTCGGGATTCTCGGCCAGCGCCAGGTCGCGCCAGGCGGTGTAGCTGGCGGGGCTCAGCGGGCGCACCTGGAAGCGTTCGCCGAGCGGCGCCAGGTCGGCGATCTCCAGCGGCGCCCCGACCAGCCGCTCCAGCTCGCGCAGGGCGGCATCCTGGCTGTCCCGCGCCTCGATTTCCTGGGCCTGGGCCAGGTTGAAGCGGGCCTGGGTCTCCAGGGTGTCGGTGCGGGTGCCGTTGCCGCGCTCGAACTGGCGCTGGTTGAGCTGGAACTGCTCGCGGTAGGAGCGTTTCTGCGCCCGCGCCAGTTCGATCTGGTCCTGGGCCAGCAGCGCGCCGGTATAGGCTTCCAGGACCCGGACCAGCAGTTCCTGGCTCTGGCTGCGGAAGCGCTCGTCGGACAACAGCGCCTGGGCCACGCCCTTGCGGTAGCGGCTGAAGGCCTCGTAGTCGAACAACGGCTGTTGCAGGCTGAGGGTGGAGACGTAGCTGTCGTAGTCGCGGTCTTCCTTGAAATCGCCGCGGGTGGTGGCCTGGGTCACATCGGACCAGCTGCGCCCACGGTTGTAGCTGTACACCAGGCGCGGCAGCAGCGCCGCGCGGCCGAGCGCACGGTATTGCCTGCCGGCCTCGTGCTCCTGGATCGCGGCCTGGAACTGCGGGTCGTTCTCCAGGGCCAGGTGATAGCCGTCCAGCAGGCCGAGGGCGAAGGCGTCCTCGCGCAGCAGCAACAGGAAGGCGCCGAACAGCCAGGTCATCAGGCGGCGCATGGTCATCGGTCAGTTCTCCGCCAGCGCCACGTGGGCGCGGTCGAACAGGGGCTTGAACAGGTAATTGAGCAGCGAGCGCTCGCCGGTGCGGACGAACACCTGCACCGCCATCCCCGGGCGGATCTGCAGGCCCTTCAGCTTGCCCATCGCGGCCGCGTCGACCTGGGCGCGCAGCGCGTAGTAGGGCTGCTTGTTCTGCTCGTCGAGCAGGCGGTCGGCGCTGACCATGGTCACCTCGCCGGTGACCCGCGGGGTCTTGCTCTGGTTGAAGGCGGTGAACAGCATCTCCACCGGCAGCCCGCTGTGGATCCGGTCGACCAGGTTCACCGCGAGCTGGCCCTCCACTTCCAGGCTGTCGCTGTTGGGCACGATGTACATCAGCAATTCGCCGGGGCCGATCACCCCGCCATCGGTGAACACCTTCAAGCCGGCCACGTAGCCGCTGACCGGCGCGCGGATCTCGGCGTGCCGCAGCTCGTAGCGCGCCGAGGACAGCTCCTCCCAGAGCGTCCGCGCATTGACCTGGGTTTCCGCCAGTTGCCCGTTGACTTCCTTGCGGTACTCCTCCTCGCGTTGGGCGATGCGCATCTGCGCCTCGGCGATGCTCTGGCGGATCTGCCCGAAGCGACCGCTGCTCTCCGATAGCCGGGCGTTCACCTCGGCCAGTTGGCGCTCCTGTTCGAGCAACTGGTTGCGCGGCATGTAGCCTTCCTCGGCGAGGTCGCGCGCACCGCTCAACTGGCTGTTCAACAGGCGTTGTTGCAGGCGCTGGTTGCCCTCGGTCTGGCGCAACCCTTCGAGCTGGGCGCGCAGCCCCTCGATGTTCGCCCGCAATGCGGAGAGTTCGTTGGCCAGCGCGGTCTGGCGGCTGTGCAGCAACTGCCGCTGCAACTCCAGGCGCTCGCCGAGGGTCGGCAGCGGGGCCTGCTCGGCCAGCCCCGCGGGCATCTCCAGGGTCCGCCGGCCGTCGTATTCGGCCTGCAGGCGCGCCTGGTTGAGCCGCGCGTTGGCGTACCGGTTGAGCAGCGAATCGACGTTGGCCCGGGCCTGGGTCGGTTCCATGCGGATCAGCGG containing:
- the aprE gene encoding alkaline protease secretion protein AprE, with the translated sequence MTRTVKRDENAYARLGWLLVLFGFGGALLWAAFAPLDQGVAVPATVIISGQRKSVQHPLGGVVKHILVRDGQHVEAGEPLIRMEPTQARANVDSLLNRYANARLNQARLQAEYDGRRTLEMPAGLAEQAPLPTLGERLELQRQLLHSRQTALANELSALRANIEGLRAQLEGLRQTEGNQRLQQRLLNSQLSGARDLAEEGYMPRNQLLEQERQLAEVNARLSESSGRFGQIRQSIAEAQMRIAQREEEYRKEVNGQLAETQVNARTLWEELSSARYELRHAEIRAPVSGYVAGLKVFTDGGVIGPGELLMYIVPNSDSLEVEGQLAVNLVDRIHSGLPVEMLFTAFNQSKTPRVTGEVTMVSADRLLDEQNKQPYYALRAQVDAAAMGKLKGLQIRPGMAVQVFVRTGERSLLNYLFKPLFDRAHVALAEN
- the aprF gene encoding alkaline protease secretion protein AprF, whose amino-acid sequence is MTMRRLMTWLFGAFLLLLREDAFALGLLDGYHLALENDPQFQAAIQEHEAGRQYRALGRAALLPRLVYSYNRGRSWSDVTQATTRGDFKEDRDYDSYVSTLSLQQPLFDYEAFSRYRKGVAQALLSDERFRSQSQELLVRVLEAYTGALLAQDQIELARAQKRSYREQFQLNQRQFERGNGTRTDTLETQARFNLAQAQEIEARDSQDAALRELERLVGAPLEIADLAPLGERFQVRPLSPASYTAWRDLALAENPELASLRHAVDVARYEVEQNRADFLPRLGLYASTGKSKSGSENTYNQRYETDSVGIQLSVPLFSGGETLAATRQATHRMEKSHYDLDDKVRETLNQVRKMYNQSSSSAAKIRAYEMTVDSARTLVMATRKSIAAGVRVNLDLLNAEQALYSAMNELSKAKYDYLTAWARLRFYAGVLDEADLELVAANFVSGETPARRRDCATTDCPAPLHTLSKTDTEENRSALN